AGAAAATGAAGGTGGTGGCATTTCGGCTGTCCTGATGGAAGGCCCGGCTGCTATGGAAGGCATGTGAGCTGTAGATGGCTCAGCAGCAGCCTTAGAACCCACCACTgatggctcgtcagactggccaacGGTGGTAGTGACCTTCCCCTTGAGCTTTGGGTTGTCAGCACCCtgcaggtggtaccatgagaaaggcttcttggcctttactttTGTGTCATATGGCCTCGGCTCCACCTTGGCATCATTGAAATAGTATGTGAGGGTGTTTGGATAAGGGTAGGACTTTTCACTTTTTTGGACCGCCAATGTGATGTTGGTTGACAttatggcacccacattgatcgggtacctcACCATAATAGAAGCCACCAGAACTGCCCGGGGAAGTGTAAGGTTGTTCTCATTCAAACTCGGATCAATCCGACTACACACAAAGGTTTGCCATCCTTTAgcttcaaaattgagggtggCTTGGAGGATAGGAACTCCTGCTGTAATCCATGGTGGTGATGGTCCTCGAGCGgcaaaatctcagctagccaagggcgagctgcatcaccctgAGCCAAATTCTCTAGGTACTGGACTGCATCCACTTCTTCGAATCCCACATAAGTGTTCAAAGAGTAGGCGTCAAAGCggactttcaaatttctcacctttgtcacttttgtccccttcttgatgtgagccacattggcatagaactccctgACCAAATGCTCATTTGCATCGATGACACTGTGGGTGAACCACTTCCACCCCTTGCGCTCATGAAACTATCTAAGGatatttggattatgaatatccaaatccttcattaagaactgtcgctcaagtgtgagcgacctCTGGGGACACAATTCCCAAAACCTGTTGAAGGCTGTCAAGATCACGAACCGATCCTCCCATATTTCCTTTCTCTTCAACCTCTCAAGGCTGCCCACTCGAGTGTccccccctctaccatcatccaggacatcatcatcatcgacATCAATAGCTACTGGTGCTGGAGGAGTAGGTGTAGAAGAGGGCTCGGGACCCTGGCTTCCCGCATCGGAAACTAGATGTAGGTTCATCGCGCAATTGATAATGCCCAGTGGGTTGGGATGGTTGGGACTGGGCCTCAGGTTGAACCTCCATTGAATGACCCTCGGAGGCTTCCCTGGATAGGGCATAGGAACTAGATTCTGAGGGTTCTGTGGCCCTTTCTCTCCCGGTTGTCGGCTTTTTAACAATAGGCTTCGATTGCACTCGCAGAGGGCGAGTGCCTTTTCCTCTCCCTCGGGAGgattcacctctcccttttgatgtattgcctccaccacgtgatctaaccattgtctgcaatacaaGGTACATAGGTCAGTTGAGTTCAAAACAATTCAAACATTTGCAGAATAATTGCAGCACAACAGTCATCAAAGGAGACagtgcagaccgcataattttgagtgcggccgtagACTGTCTAGTGCAGACCACATAATTTTGTAGTGCGGTCGCACCCCCTGAAGTGCAGACCATCTAATTGTGAGTGCAGCCACACatccagaagtgcggaccgcacaattttgagtgcggccgcacaagtccAATCCTGAGATACTGATTCTCTGAAGTTcaaaagtgcggtcgcacacatttttatgcggccgcacaattttactacggaccgcacaattttgagtgcggtccgcacttttcaagCACAATATTTGCCCTAATCAAGTGGTCTGCAGACCGTACaaatttgtgtgcggccgcacaatttaaaCATTTACGACAGTAAGGTTAGGGTTCATGCAATGTTTCATAATTTAGACATGTCATGCACAAATTAACATGATTAATGGTCTACCCAGTCCCTAATGAACATATATGAAACTACCCACATGATTTTAAGCACCCATGACTAACAATTGACATTTTAGGTCTAATAATAACTCTACCACAAGagaacaaaaactaaaagaaattgcaAAATCTAAAGATGTAATGAACATACCAGTTATGAAGGATGCAGGTAAGAATCTACACTGATGAAATGAAGGAAGATTGTGAACTAATTGATCGTGCACTGTGTTTTCTTAGGGTTTAAGAACTCAGAGTGGTAAAGTTGTGAATAGTGCCTTGAGGTtttatttataggttgaccaagtctcCCCAAGCCTAAGGCgagtgcagccgcacaattttgcTTGCAGACCGCACTATTTACCTGGACCTTGAAGCAACTTTGTGGTCCGcataaaagtgagtgcggccacagaatttgtgcggactgcacaattttgtgtgcggccgcagattggctATGAATTTTGACAGGCCAACTTCAGAGAACTTGCAATTTTGATCTtccagttatgcgaccgcacacagaattgtgggGTCGCAGAGTGATTTCTGCTGCTTCCtttagaattgtgcggtccgcacaattaatgTATGCTTCATACCCTTTAacacttagccaaattttgacACAGTCCCTGCAATGCACATCCATTCATGCATACatttcaaaactagttagcacaaaacaaatcctatctaatgaaaaagaaaaagaaaaagacacatgggttgcctcccaagaagcgcctgatttaacgtcgagGCACGGCTTaggttaccatcaatcacttgaaatgaattaacgACACAATGTGGCCATCATAAATTTTTCCAAGATAATGTTTcactcggtgaccattgactctaaacacttcatcattcttgttcttcaagtctaatgcaccaaagggtgtcacatgcaCAACCTCAAATAGACCACTCCACTTATttcaactttcccggaaacatccgcaaccgagaattgaacaatagcacaagatcgccttctttgaactccttgttgcggatgtacttgtcatggaggtacttcatcttgtacTTATACAAGGACAAACTAGAATATGCATGGAAccaaaattcatcaagctcattcaattgtgccacccttaagttggcgacgacatcccattcaagatcaatgcccacatagccttgttctcaagttccaccggtaggtgacaagctttcctgaACACTAACCGATACAAAGAcataccaatcggtgttttgtaagccgtcctataagcccaaagagcatcatcaagtttctttgaccaatccgtccggttggcattcataGTCTtcgacaaaatactcttgatctcccggttagAGACTTCAACTTGCCCACTTGCTTAAGGATGATAGAGAGTCGACACTTTgggagtgacaccatactttgtgagtaaggtatcaaaagatTTGTTACAAAAatgcgatcccccatcactaataatggcccttggagtaccaaaccttgtgaagatgttctttttttagaaatgccaccacactccgagcttcattgttgggcaaagccacggctttcacccactttgacacataatccacagctaccaatatgtaagtgttcccacaaaagctcacgaacggacccatgaaatcaatgcccgacacatcaaaaatgtcaatctccaagatggtggtaAGGGGCATCTCATtcttcttagaaatcccaccggccctttgatattcatcacaactcttgacgagatcgctagcgtccttataaagagtaggccaatagaatccacaactcaacacttttgttgtCGTTCTAGCtctaccatggtgaccaccatatggcgaagagttgcaagcctcaagaatttccatttgttcctcctccggtacacatcgtcgaatcacacaatcggtacaaatccgaaagagataaggctcatcccaataatagtcaaggcaatcccgtttgagcttcttcctttggtttgaagagaaatcATTCGGTATAattccactcacaagataattggctaAGTCAGCGAACCATGGAACCCCGgtcatagaaatggctaggagttgttcatcgggaaatgaatcatttatctcaaggccatcatgtagcctcccttcctcctccaagcgagacaagtggtccgccacttggttttcactacctttgcggtcttcaatctctagatcaaactcttgcaaaagaagcacccaccgcattagTCTTTCTTTAGAatatttcttgctcatcaaatatcgaagcgccgcatggtcggtgtgaacaatcacctttgtacccatcaagtacgggccgaacttctccatagcaaaaacaatagcagggagctctttttcggtcactgtgtagttgacttgggcatcattcatggtcttactagtatAGTAAAtcagatggaagattttgttgatacgttaccctaacaccgctccaaccgccatatcacttgcatcacacatgagctcaaaaggtaaGCTCCAATCTGGTGCGGTGAAAAtatgagtagtagtcaacttaaacttgagcaattcgaatgccttcatacaatcttcgttgaaatggaacttggcatcgtTCTCCAAAtgtttgcacaaggggtttaccaccttagaaaagtccttgatgaatcggcgatagaaccccgcatgacccaaaaaGCTCCTCACTCCTTTCATGGATGTAGGGGGAGGGATTTTGGAGATCACCTCAATTTTGGCCTtatcgacctcaataccatgctttgaaatcttgtggccgaggactatgccttcctcgaccatgaagtgacatttctcccaattcaaaaccaagtttgtttcCTCATATCTTGCCAATACCTTGTCCAAGTTGTCCAAGcactcatcaaaagaattccccaccacagaaaagtcatccatgaagacctcaagaaagtccaccatatcggtgaagatggccaacatacaccgttgaaaagttgtcggtgcattgcataacctaGGAgcaatgcgaaagtaccatagggacaagtgaaagtagtcttctcttggtcctcaggagcaataagaatttgattgtaccaggagtatccatcaaggaaacaataaaaagcaCGTCTGGCCAaccgatcaagcatttgatcaagaaatgaaaGTGGAAAAcgatctttccgagtgactttgttgagcttcctatagtccatgcaaactctccacccggtgatCATCCTTGTGGagatcaactcgttcttgtcatttgttACCATGGTCATGCCCCATttatttgggacacattgcatcggagaggtccacgagcaatcggaaatggggtagacaaccccgacatccaaccatttAATGAACTCCTTCTTCACTACCTCTAGTattgcttcatttaatcttctttgatgttcaacagAGGGTTTtacatcctcctccaaaataatcttgtgcatgcaaaaggcggggttTATACCTcgaatatctgccaatgtccatcctatagctttcttccgcttttggagcaccgccaaagtagaatctacctgcacgttagttaagcaagaggaaagaataacaagtaaagtaaaacatgggccaagaaactcatacctgagatgtgaaggaaacgactttaactccaaagtgggaggctcctcgattaagggctttgttggaggagtcttccgattctcaagatctaaggacaattttcggggttccttgtaatgcatttacacattccacatagccatccttctcatcatcatcatgattaagcaatacgacttccaaagtatcatcaacattcatcattgcactagcatcatcaacaattaccttggtcactaagtccacaaacgaacaaactttgTTGCTATTCGATTGCCTCATAGATTTGTACACATGGAAAACTACCTTTTCATCGCCCACATGaaaggtgagctcaccggcttccacatcaacaagagccttccccgtatcaaggaaaggtctacccaagataataggcacctcatagtccacttcgcaatcaagaatcacaaagtccgctggaaggatgaacttatcaacacgaaccaacacatcatcaataatacccaatggtctcttcatagtacgatccgccatttgtaacctcatagatgtgagTCTtcgttgcccaattcccaaagttttgaacaccgagtagggcatcaagttgatactctcccctagatcacatagagctttggaCAAAGTCGGCTCTTCCAatagtacaagggattgtgaaagcgtcgggatcttccaatttctgAGCCATTgcgtgcacaatagcactcacttgatgtgtcatcttgatagtctcacaattcattgatcttttctttgtcaccaaatctttcatgaacattgcataaccaggcatttgTTCTAATGCCTCAACCAATGGAAAattaatggataagctcttcatcatgtcaatacacttcttgaattggttcttactattttgcttggcgagcctttgagggtatggaggaggaggcctttgcattggtgccttggcctttTGCACTactggttccggtatgtcaatcatgtgttccctagacgggttcacttcttcttgggtctcctccaCATTCTCATCTATATCAATTATCACTTCTTTATTAGCTTGAACCATATtgcttggaatctcatcttcttgaaccactacATTATcatccataatttttctttgatttgaggtggttgcatttccacctcttccactccttgctgttacggccatggcatgtcccgtgttgttcccacccttcgggttcaccaccgtatcactaggttgtgcccccttaggatgcgtgtttaaagcttgcgaaattttccccaattgaacttccaaattgcggattgaagtgttgtgagaggctaattgagcatcgaaatcgacatttttctccatcatttttttgaacatatttttgatCTTTCCCAtatcattgttggaagaactagaaccttgagacggataaggaggcgggttgcttggttgttgatacatcgggggcctttgagagcccggcccccgattcccttggttaccgttccaacccccttggttgttgcctccccaatatccttgattgttaccaCCCCGATTGCCTTtgttgccttgattgttccaatttccttgattattgttattgttccaattactttgattgttggtaccaccactccaattgccttggtggttttgattattccaatttccttgatttccttgagaCTGCCACTGTTGGTGATTCGTGCCTTGAGAGTTGTTCCTTTGCCCTTGAtagttattcacatattgcacttcttcctctttctcattgtatgattcgtcttggtcgaacccactatcatcttgcacaaatcgTTCCACACGATTTTGCACTTGTTAACCcttttgccttcgcttgttcaccatcatattgacaccttccattgcatttaattgcttaggaccttgaacctgttgaagttgagatttggccaattgattcattgtagtggtcaactcggcaatttcTTGCCCATGATCGTGCAATTCTTTGTGTAGATGAATCACATTTGGATTGCCTTGAGGAAAATtttctctactttgccatgccgatgaagtatctgccatttcatctaagatttcacaagcttcggcatatggtgttgtcatgaaatttccaccggcaagttggttgaccacgcattgattggtagtattgatccccctgtagaaggtttgttgaatcatagcatCGGTCATGTCAATATTCGGGCACTCTTTTATCATAGTgtggtacctctcccatatctcgtgcaaaggctcattggattcttgtttgaatgctagaatctcgtctctaagagtagccatatgccctggagaaaagaacttggcaatgaatctttccgccaattcatcccatgtatcgATAAAATGGTTTGGCAAACTTTCTAACCAGTCCAAGGCTTTCCCTcatagagaaaagggaaatagtctCAACATTAATGCATCCTCAGAAACAttggtctgtttactcccccagcatGTGTCCATAAATCCTTTCAAGTgattgtacgcattttgattcggagccccggtgaagaatcctcgttgctcaagcaatgtaagcataacatttgtgatttgaacaTTTCCCGCCCTAATGTGGggtgggactatggcacttgcgtgcccttcattcggcaacacccgatatggagccgctcttggtggatttgggggaGGAATGGGAATGTTGTCTTGAGGAGGTCgacctcgtctatttgcttgagatTCAATaggaacctcttcaactgggTCATCTttcacgtccacatcccccaacggcatgtttccgagaggatcattgttgagagccatttttgtacctacaatcgagtcacaaaaaggttagtaacccggaaggaaaagaagacaagtcacacacaaaatcaaatatatagctaaattcgTTTTGCTCCCCGGCAACagtgccaaaaattgatgtcgcccaaactcacaccactaatttagattgcgaggcggtcgatgcaataataaaaacccaacgcGAGTCTGGGTCGATTCCATAGGGATcttgatgtgggattaggtatatacctagtgtgaatgtacgacgtgcctaagattacagttccacattttcaattgttgtttctacttctacttttatgataatgcttgtaattgtaaagctaagagacaatgtttttggtattggttgaagttataaaagatctagggttgcgactcccgcctagttggttacctaacggatttagagctttagggcatgtttggttgatcgggatacaatatagaAATCACACtcaattactcactctatacctctcggtagtttgagtgattttgcccaatttggctttctcaagtccaaataggtatctcacgaaacaagtgataaatgcttaagtcgggtcttactatctctagatttgaccctttaattaggcgctatcaatttcttgagttcaccccaaattcttgttagccaagttttcctagacttagtctcactttctcaagtaaagataagtcaattaggcatgaatcaacttttgcaaccatcaattcttaaATTccagc
The DNA window shown above is from Nicotiana tomentosiformis chromosome 8, ASM39032v3, whole genome shotgun sequence and carries:
- the LOC138898149 gene encoding uncharacterized protein, encoding MAVTARSGRGGNATTSNQRKIMDDNVVVQEDEIPSNMVQANKEVIIDIDENVEETQEEVNPSREHMIDIPEPVVQKAKAPMQRPPPPYPQRLAKQNSKNQFKKCIDMMKSLSINFPLVEALEQMPGYAMFMKDLVTKKRSMNCETIKMTHQVSAIVHAMAQKLEDPDAFTIPCTIGRADFVQSSM